A part of Lacibacter sp. H407 genomic DNA contains:
- a CDS encoding DUF4255 domain-containing protein, with protein sequence MIHESLKFLCEEVNKYLNSKKAPMSLSEPWLVVSNIAVAGESNSSVAVEPDVKDKLVLSLINVEEDKVAKQQEHYQKSDTKTVYKNPPLYLNFYILFSMNKKRYDDSLFFLGNIIQFFQHQFVFTPVTHPGLDSRIQRIIVDLHNTSFEQTNHLWSILGGKYFPSVMYKVRQVVMDENVTISESGFIKEIQLNDKMKTPVS encoded by the coding sequence ATGATTCACGAATCATTGAAATTCCTTTGTGAGGAAGTGAACAAATATTTAAATAGTAAGAAGGCTCCGATGTCGCTCAGTGAGCCATGGCTTGTGGTTAGCAATATTGCTGTAGCCGGCGAATCAAACAGTTCAGTAGCAGTAGAGCCTGATGTGAAAGACAAGCTGGTATTGAGTTTGATCAATGTAGAAGAAGACAAAGTAGCGAAGCAACAGGAACACTATCAAAAATCCGATACCAAAACTGTTTATAAAAATCCACCACTCTATCTTAATTTTTACATACTCTTTTCAATGAATAAAAAGAGATATGACGACAGCTTATTTTTTCTTGGAAATATTATTCAATTTTTTCAGCATCAATTTGTATTTACACCGGTAACACATCCGGGGCTTGATAGTCGCATCCAACGCATCATTGTTGATCTGCACAATACCAGCTTTGAACAAACCAATCATTTATGGAGCATTCTGGGTGGAAAGTATTTTCCATCGGTGATGTACAAAGTGCGGCAGGTGGTAATGGATGAAAATGTAACCATCAGCGAAAGTGGATTTATCAAAGAAATTCAGTTGAACGATAAAATGAAGACACCGGTATCATGA